The following coding sequences are from one Streptomyces dengpaensis window:
- a CDS encoding NmrA/HSCARG family protein, protein MNPTAKTILVAGATGQQGGATARHLLADGWRVRALVRNPVGPAAQELARMGAELVRGDMDDRSSLDVAVRGAYGVFSVQPALIPPDFAENELQRGLNVAEAAGEAGVEHLVYASVASADRNTGIPHWDVKWQVEQRIRALGVPSTMLRPVMFMENHADPTYGLTGEHALIRAIPSDATVQLIALSDIGAFAALAFGNPEQYLGKAIELAGDELTLDQMISAIARATGRTLPLPPSHEEPATRTAVAGEAEGKFSFCGWQADIPALRAQYPALMDFDTWLARDGKAMIEALLDCAEIR, encoded by the coding sequence ATGAACCCGACAGCCAAGACCATCCTCGTCGCTGGGGCCACCGGCCAGCAGGGAGGGGCCACCGCCCGGCACCTGCTCGCTGACGGATGGCGGGTGAGGGCGCTGGTGCGTAACCCGGTCGGCCCGGCGGCACAGGAGCTGGCCCGGATGGGCGCCGAGCTGGTGCGCGGCGACATGGACGACCGCAGCTCTCTGGATGTCGCCGTCCGGGGCGCGTACGGAGTGTTCAGCGTCCAGCCCGCCCTCATCCCGCCGGACTTCGCCGAGAACGAGTTGCAGCGGGGGCTGAATGTCGCAGAAGCCGCCGGCGAAGCCGGTGTGGAGCATCTCGTGTACGCCTCTGTGGCCAGCGCCGACCGGAACACCGGTATCCCGCACTGGGACGTCAAGTGGCAGGTCGAGCAGCGCATCCGTGCTCTGGGCGTTCCCTCCACGATGCTCCGCCCGGTCATGTTCATGGAAAATCACGCTGACCCGACGTACGGCCTCACCGGAGAGCATGCGCTCATCCGCGCGATCCCTTCCGACGCCACCGTCCAGCTCATCGCCCTCAGCGACATCGGTGCCTTCGCTGCGCTCGCCTTCGGCAACCCCGAGCAGTACCTGGGCAAGGCGATCGAGCTGGCCGGAGACGAACTCACCCTTGACCAGATGATCAGTGCCATCGCCCGGGCGACCGGCCGCACGTTGCCGCTTCCCCCCAGCCACGAAGAGCCTGCCACCCGGACCGCCGTCGCCGGCGAAGCGGAGGGGAAGTTCTCCTTCTGCGGCTGGCAGGCGGACATCCCGGCTCTGCGGGCACAGTATCCGGCCCTGATGGACTTCGACACCTGGCTGGCACGGGACGGCAAAGCCATGATCGAGGCGCTGCTGGACTGCGCGGAAATCCGCTGA
- a CDS encoding NADH:flavin oxidoreductase — protein sequence MRSTSTSSRSSTVTTSAAGALSRPFSLGRLTLPNRITMSPMTRSFSPGGIPGEDVAAYYARRAAAGVGLIITEGTYVNHPSAGEDAAVPRFYGAESLAGWARVADAVHAVGGHIVPQLWHIGMFRDPDVTPFEDVPAVGPSGLTLTGTDDGGRAMTRADIDEVIGAYAQAAADAERIGFDGVEIHGAHGYLIDQFLWSYTNRRTDEYGGDSVARTRFAAEIVEAIRERVSQDFPVIFRFSQWKGYDFDARLADTPDELQAVLAPIADAGVSAFHASTRRYWEPEFEGSDLNLAAWAKKLTGKAAITVGSVGLDGDITEDSAEPAGLERLAEALERDEFDLVAVGRALLADPQWARKVLDGRVEGFAPFTKEAEKTLF from the coding sequence ATGCGATCCACCTCCACAAGCTCTAGGAGCAGCACAGTGACCACCTCCGCAGCTGGGGCCCTGTCCCGGCCGTTCAGTCTGGGACGCCTGACCCTTCCCAACCGGATCACCATGTCCCCGATGACCCGGTCGTTCTCGCCCGGAGGGATTCCCGGCGAGGACGTGGCCGCCTACTACGCGCGCCGCGCCGCAGCCGGAGTCGGACTGATCATCACGGAAGGCACCTACGTCAACCATCCGTCAGCCGGCGAGGATGCCGCCGTGCCTCGCTTCTACGGGGCGGAGTCACTCGCCGGGTGGGCCAGGGTGGCGGACGCTGTGCATGCGGTCGGCGGACACATCGTGCCGCAGTTGTGGCACATCGGTATGTTCCGGGATCCGGACGTGACACCGTTCGAGGACGTGCCTGCCGTGGGGCCGTCCGGCCTCACTCTCACCGGCACGGACGATGGCGGTCGTGCCATGACCCGCGCAGACATCGACGAGGTCATCGGCGCCTACGCGCAGGCGGCCGCGGACGCGGAGCGGATCGGCTTCGACGGAGTCGAAATCCATGGGGCGCACGGGTACCTCATCGACCAGTTCCTGTGGTCTTACACCAACCGGCGTACGGACGAGTACGGTGGCGACTCGGTGGCGCGGACACGGTTCGCTGCCGAGATCGTCGAGGCCATCCGCGAGAGAGTCTCGCAGGACTTCCCGGTGATTTTCCGTTTCTCCCAGTGGAAGGGCTACGACTTCGACGCCCGGCTGGCCGACACTCCCGACGAGTTGCAGGCGGTGCTTGCCCCCATAGCCGATGCCGGAGTCAGCGCGTTTCACGCTTCCACCCGCCGCTATTGGGAGCCGGAGTTCGAGGGGTCCGACCTGAACCTTGCGGCGTGGGCGAAGAAGCTCACCGGCAAGGCGGCCATCACGGTCGGCTCGGTCGGCCTCGACGGTGACATCACCGAGGACAGTGCCGAGCCGGCCGGTCTGGAGCGGCTTGCCGAGGCGTTGGAGCGCGATGAGTTCGACCTCGTCGCGGTCGGCCGGGCACTCCTGGCCGATCCTCAGTGGGCCAGGAAGGTGCTGGACGGCCGGGTCGAAGGCTTCGCTCCGTTCACAAAGGAAGCAGAAAAGACGCTGTTCTGA
- a CDS encoding PP2C family protein-serine/threonine phosphatase, with translation MPTRTSDDSSRAPRAARAAALATAVLLYALVVGLEVGTPARMPPILVAIPLVVALAFGPPMIIGSAVVVVATRWAFLLLDGGRIDTAAGTTATVLAVAAVACFVVHRRGRETARLREVTSVAETAQRAVLRPPPATVGPFRAAASYRAAAQFARIGGDLYAVAETDHGVRALIGDVRGKGLDAVATASAVLGSFHEAAYACPILDGLAHRLETSLRRHLDDAEAFVTAFLVEIHPDGRTHALSCGHPAPLILSGDTVLELPVPPGLPLGLRNAPPDPDAPRTSAATADTRLQPGDTLLMYTDGLTEARDVAGDFYPLPRRLTHYLRAHPGHIDPGSLLDWLQQDAYDYADGCTHDDAALLALTWTPATQHTAEPTHPATH, from the coding sequence GTGCCAACACGCACCAGTGATGACAGCTCGAGAGCGCCACGGGCCGCCCGCGCCGCCGCCCTGGCGACCGCCGTCTTGCTGTATGCCCTCGTGGTCGGCCTGGAAGTCGGCACCCCCGCGCGCATGCCCCCGATCCTGGTGGCGATCCCCCTCGTCGTCGCCCTGGCCTTCGGCCCGCCGATGATCATTGGCTCAGCTGTGGTGGTCGTCGCCACCCGTTGGGCCTTCCTGCTGCTTGACGGCGGGCGCATCGACACCGCGGCCGGAACCACCGCGACGGTCCTCGCCGTCGCGGCCGTCGCTTGCTTCGTGGTCCACCGCCGCGGTCGCGAGACCGCCCGGCTGCGCGAGGTCACCTCCGTCGCCGAAACCGCGCAACGCGCGGTGCTGCGCCCGCCGCCCGCCACCGTCGGGCCGTTCCGCGCCGCCGCCAGCTACCGCGCCGCCGCCCAGTTCGCCCGCATCGGAGGCGACCTGTACGCCGTCGCCGAGACCGACCACGGCGTACGCGCCCTCATCGGCGACGTCCGCGGCAAAGGACTCGACGCCGTGGCCACCGCCTCCGCCGTCCTCGGCTCCTTCCACGAGGCCGCCTACGCCTGCCCCATCCTCGACGGCCTCGCCCACCGGCTCGAGACCAGCCTCCGCCGCCACCTCGACGACGCCGAGGCCTTCGTCACCGCGTTCCTGGTCGAGATCCACCCCGACGGACGCACGCACGCACTGTCGTGTGGACACCCGGCACCGCTCATCCTGAGCGGCGACACCGTGCTCGAACTCCCCGTACCGCCGGGATTGCCGCTCGGCCTGCGCAATGCGCCGCCCGACCCCGACGCCCCACGCACCAGCGCGGCCACCGCCGACACCCGTCTCCAGCCCGGCGACACCCTCCTGATGTACACCGATGGACTCACCGAGGCCCGCGACGTGGCCGGCGACTTCTACCCCCTCCCCCGCCGCCTCACCCACTATCTGCGCGCCCACCCCGGACACATCGACCCGGGCTCCCTCCTCGACTGGCTCCAGCAGGACGCGTACGACTACGCCGACGGTTGCACGCACGACGACGCGGCACTGCTCGCACTCACCTGGACGCCCGCGACACAGCACACAGCGGAACCCACCCACCCCGCCACCCACTGA
- a CDS encoding DNA polymerase III subunit gamma and tau, protein MSSLALYRRYRPESFAEVIGQEHVTDPLQQALRNNRVNHAYLFSGPRGCGKTTSARILARCLNCEQGPTPTPCGECQSCRDLARNGPGSIDVIEIDAASHGGVDDARDLREKAFFGPAGSRYKIYIIDEAHMVTSAGFNALLKVVEEPPEHLKFIFATTEPEKVIGTIRSRTHHYPFRLVPPGTLREYLGEVCGREGIPVEDGVLPLVVRAGAGSVRDSMSVMDQLLAGAGDAGVTYAMATSLLGYTDGSLLDSVVEAFAAGDGAAAFEVVDRVIEGGNDPRRFVADLLERLRDLVILAAVPDAAEKGLIDAPVDVVERMQAQAGVFGAAELSRAADIVNEGLTEMRGATSPRLQLELICARVLLPAAYGDERSVMARLDRIERGVNFSGGGGAPVMGYVPGPEVHGAAPVASVPPGGGAAAARAAVRGAGPGAGGSAGAPAQGAAPEPAAPAAAPATAPPAAPAAPPVAPPVAPVAPPAAAQPQAPAASPAPGAWPTATAAGSGRRPGGWPTAAPAGGGQAPGTPPSAPTSAPASAPASAPARTGAAPSAPAPASGVLDPRTLWPNILEAVKNRRRFTWILLSQNAQVTGFDGTTLQIGFVNAGARDNFASSGSEDVLRQALAEQFNVQWKIEAIVDATGGSGASGGGGGFAPSASAPSSGFGGGSGGAGGGYGAPPAAPRPAPQQAPAPAPSPAVPQGGPSAGPASAAPAPTPPPAPEPPPVAPEDDVPEDDDPDLDESALSGHDLIVRELGATVVEEYSNE, encoded by the coding sequence GTGTCGTCTCTCGCGCTGTACCGCCGCTATCGCCCGGAGTCGTTTGCCGAGGTCATTGGGCAGGAGCATGTCACTGACCCGCTGCAGCAGGCGCTGCGGAACAACCGGGTCAATCACGCGTACCTGTTCAGCGGTCCGCGCGGGTGCGGGAAGACCACCAGCGCGCGCATTCTCGCCCGGTGCCTGAACTGCGAGCAGGGGCCTACGCCCACGCCGTGCGGGGAGTGTCAGTCCTGCCGGGACCTCGCGCGCAACGGACCGGGGTCCATCGACGTCATCGAGATCGACGCCGCCTCGCACGGTGGTGTCGACGATGCCCGTGACCTGCGCGAAAAGGCCTTCTTCGGGCCCGCCGGCAGTCGGTACAAGATCTACATCATCGACGAGGCCCACATGGTCACGTCGGCCGGCTTCAACGCACTGCTGAAGGTCGTCGAGGAGCCGCCGGAGCATCTGAAGTTCATCTTCGCCACCACCGAGCCCGAGAAGGTCATCGGGACCATCCGGTCGCGGACCCACCACTATCCGTTCCGGCTGGTGCCCCCGGGGACCCTGCGGGAGTACCTGGGCGAGGTCTGCGGGCGCGAGGGCATCCCCGTCGAGGACGGGGTGCTGCCCCTGGTCGTGCGGGCCGGTGCGGGGTCCGTGCGTGACTCCATGTCCGTCATGGACCAGCTGCTCGCGGGAGCGGGCGACGCCGGTGTGACGTATGCCATGGCGACCTCGCTGCTCGGGTACACGGACGGGTCGCTGCTGGACTCGGTGGTCGAGGCGTTCGCCGCGGGGGACGGCGCCGCGGCCTTCGAGGTCGTGGACCGGGTGATCGAGGGGGGCAACGACCCTCGGCGGTTCGTCGCCGACCTGCTGGAGCGGTTGCGGGATCTGGTGATCCTCGCGGCCGTGCCCGATGCCGCCGAGAAGGGGCTCATCGACGCGCCCGTCGATGTCGTCGAGCGTATGCAGGCCCAGGCCGGGGTCTTCGGCGCCGCAGAGCTGAGCCGCGCCGCCGACATCGTCAACGAGGGGCTGACGGAGATGCGCGGCGCCACCTCGCCGCGGCTCCAGCTCGAACTCATCTGCGCGCGCGTGCTGCTGCCCGCCGCGTACGGGGACGAGCGGTCCGTCATGGCCCGGCTGGACCGTATAGAGCGCGGGGTGAACTTCTCCGGTGGCGGCGGCGCGCCCGTCATGGGGTACGTGCCCGGCCCCGAGGTGCACGGTGCGGCGCCGGTCGCTTCGGTTCCGCCTGGGGGCGGGGCCGCGGCGGCTCGGGCGGCGGTGCGGGGGGCCGGGCCTGGGGCAGGTGGTTCGGCGGGCGCTCCCGCGCAAGGAGCGGCTCCCGAGCCGGCCGCGCCTGCGGCTGCCCCGGCGACCGCGCCTCCTGCCGCTCCGGCGGCCCCTCCGGTCGCTCCTCCCGTGGCTCCGGTCGCTCCTCCTGCTGCCGCGCAGCCGCAGGCACCGGCCGCTTCGCCCGCGCCCGGTGCCTGGCCGACCGCGACGGCCGCGGGCAGTGGCCGGCGTCCCGGGGGATGGCCGACGGCGGCCCCCGCGGGTGGCGGGCAGGCTCCGGGCACGCCGCCCAGCGCGCCTACGTCTGCGCCTGCCTCCGCTCCTGCGTCCGCTCCCGCTCGTACGGGGGCCGCGCCTTCCGCTCCTGCTCCCGCGAGCGGTGTTCTCGACCCCCGCACGCTGTGGCCGAACATCCTGGAGGCGGTGAAGAACCGCCGTAGGTTCACCTGGATCCTGCTCAGCCAGAACGCCCAGGTGACCGGCTTCGACGGTACGACCCTGCAGATCGGCTTCGTGAACGCGGGCGCGCGGGACAACTTCGCGAGCAGCGGCAGCGAGGACGTACTGCGACAGGCGCTGGCCGAGCAGTTCAACGTCCAGTGGAAGATCGAGGCGATCGTCGACGCCACGGGCGGCTCGGGTGCCTCGGGTGGCGGGGGCGGCTTTGCGCCGTCGGCTTCGGCTCCCAGCTCCGGGTTCGGCGGTGGCAGTGGTGGCGCCGGCGGCGGTTACGGCGCGCCTCCGGCCGCCCCGCGCCCCGCGCCCCAGCAGGCACCGGCTCCCGCCCCGAGCCCGGCCGTGCCCCAGGGCGGCCCGTCCGCGGGCCCCGCTTCGGCGGCGCCCGCCCCGACCCCTCCTCCGGCCCCCGAGCCGCCCCCGGTCGCTCCTGAGGACGACGTCCCCGAGGACGACGACCCCGACCTCGACGAGTCCGCACTCTCGGGCCACGACCTGATCGTCCGCGAGCTGGGCGCGACGGTGGTGGAGGAGTACTCCAACGAGTGA
- the purD gene encoding phosphoribosylamine--glycine ligase encodes MKVLVIGSGAREHALCRSLSLDPDVTALHCAPGNAGIAEVAELHAVDALDGAAVAALAAELGAELVIVGPEAPLVAGVADAVREAGIPCFGPSKEAAQLEGSKAFAKDVMAEAGVPTARSYVCTTPEEVDEALDAFGAPYVVKDDGLAAGKGVVVTDDLAKARDHANACDRVVIEEFLDGPEVSLFAITDGETVVPLQPAQDFKRALDNDEGPNTGGMGAYSPLPWADPKLVEEVMESVLQPTVDELRRRGTPFSGLLYAGLAITSRGVRVIEFNARFGDPETQVVLARLKTPLAGVLLAAANGTLSDLEPLRWSDDAAVTVVVASHNYPGTPRTGDPITGLEDVASQDAPNAYVLHAGTKRDGGAVVSAGGRVLSVTATGSDLTEARARAYAAVARIGLDGSQHRTDIAAKAAAGA; translated from the coding sequence GTGAAGGTCCTCGTCATCGGTAGCGGCGCCCGCGAACACGCCCTGTGCCGTTCCCTGTCCCTCGACCCCGACGTCACCGCCCTGCACTGCGCCCCCGGGAACGCAGGCATCGCGGAGGTGGCCGAGCTGCACGCGGTCGACGCGCTCGACGGCGCCGCCGTGGCCGCGCTGGCCGCCGAGCTCGGCGCCGAGCTGGTGATCGTGGGCCCGGAGGCCCCGCTCGTCGCGGGGGTCGCCGACGCCGTGCGCGAGGCGGGCATCCCCTGCTTCGGCCCCTCGAAGGAGGCCGCGCAGCTGGAGGGCTCCAAGGCCTTCGCCAAGGACGTGATGGCGGAGGCGGGCGTCCCGACGGCGCGCTCGTACGTTTGCACGACGCCGGAGGAGGTCGACGAGGCGCTCGACGCCTTCGGCGCCCCGTATGTCGTGAAGGACGACGGACTGGCGGCCGGCAAGGGCGTCGTCGTGACCGACGACCTCGCGAAGGCCCGTGACCACGCCAACGCCTGCGACCGCGTCGTCATCGAGGAGTTCCTCGACGGGCCCGAGGTCTCCCTCTTCGCGATCACGGACGGCGAGACCGTCGTCCCGTTGCAGCCCGCCCAGGACTTCAAGCGCGCGCTGGACAACGACGAGGGCCCGAACACCGGCGGCATGGGCGCGTACTCGCCGCTGCCGTGGGCGGACCCGAAGCTCGTCGAGGAGGTCATGGAGTCGGTACTCCAGCCGACCGTCGACGAACTGCGCCGCCGTGGCACACCGTTTTCCGGCCTCCTTTATGCAGGTCTGGCGATCACCAGCCGCGGCGTACGGGTCATCGAGTTCAACGCCCGCTTCGGCGACCCGGAGACCCAGGTGGTCCTGGCCCGCCTGAAGACCCCGCTCGCGGGCGTGCTCCTGGCGGCGGCCAATGGCACCCTCTCCGACCTGGAACCACTGCGCTGGAGCGACGACGCGGCCGTCACGGTCGTCGTGGCCTCGCACAACTACCCCGGCACCCCGCGCACCGGCGACCCGATCACCGGGCTCGAGGACGTGGCGTCCCAGGACGCCCCGAACGCGTACGTCCTGCACGCCGGGACCAAGCGCGACGGCGGCGCGGTGGTGAGCGCGGGCGGACGTGTGCTCTCCGTCACGGCGACCGGCAGCGACCTCACCGAGGCCCGCGCCCGCGCGTACGCCGCGGTCGCCCGCATCGGCCTCGACGGTTCGCAGCACCGCACGGACATCGCGGCGAAGGCGGCGGCAGGGGCGTAA
- a CDS encoding N,N-dimethylformamidase beta subunit family domain-containing protein: protein MGSEQIRRWESGALAHAVTDPFGQGPVPWLRGDEHYFDDTGHVVPWYIDHIENVGSVENTDPAQGATLVRDDRDPKTTATATARTKTGAKRPIPHPRAGGPRSADDVHRQIKGFTSTGAAAPGEAIDFHITVDPPQEFSVDIYRIGHYGGEGASKITTSPRLSGIVQPSPLTADRTVSCHHWWLSWRLQIPSYWSIGAYVAVLTTVDGYRSHVPFTIRDNHPADLLLLLPDITWQAYNLYPEDGHTGASLYHAWDENGRLLGEADAATTVSFDRPYAGAGLPLHVGHAYDFIRWAERYGYDLAYADARDLHAGRVDPTRYRGLVFPGHDEYWSTQMRRTTELAREYGSSLVFLSANTMYWQVELGPSPSGVADRLLTCRKRKGPGKPALWREIDRPEQQLIGIQYAGRVPEPHPLVVRNADHWLWEATGAHEGDELEGMVAGEADRYFPRTPLPEHQGRILLAHSPYRDSEGVTRHQETSLYRAPSGALVFASGTFAWSPALDRPGHVDTRIQRATANLLDRICKRD from the coding sequence ATGGGGTCGGAGCAGATTCGCCGCTGGGAGTCGGGAGCACTCGCGCACGCCGTGACGGACCCCTTCGGCCAGGGCCCCGTCCCCTGGCTCCGCGGCGACGAGCACTACTTCGACGACACCGGCCACGTCGTCCCCTGGTACATCGACCACATCGAAAACGTCGGAAGCGTCGAAAACACCGACCCCGCCCAGGGCGCCACCCTCGTACGCGACGACCGCGACCCCAAGACCACGGCCACAGCGACGGCCAGGACCAAGACGGGCGCCAAGCGCCCCATCCCGCACCCCCGAGCCGGAGGCCCCCGCTCCGCCGACGACGTCCACCGCCAGATCAAGGGCTTCACCTCCACCGGCGCGGCCGCCCCCGGCGAGGCCATCGACTTCCACATCACCGTCGACCCGCCCCAGGAATTCAGCGTCGACATCTACCGGATCGGCCACTACGGAGGCGAGGGCGCCAGCAAGATCACCACCAGCCCCCGCCTTTCCGGCATCGTCCAGCCCTCGCCCCTCACCGCCGACCGCACCGTCTCCTGCCACCACTGGTGGCTTTCCTGGCGGCTCCAGATCCCCTCCTACTGGAGCATCGGCGCGTACGTCGCCGTCCTCACCACCGTCGACGGCTACCGCTCCCACGTCCCCTTCACCATCCGCGACAACCACCCGGCGGACCTGCTCCTGCTCCTCCCCGACATCACCTGGCAGGCGTACAACCTCTATCCGGAGGACGGCCACACCGGCGCCAGCCTCTACCACGCATGGGACGAGAACGGCCGCCTGCTCGGCGAGGCGGACGCCGCGACGACCGTCTCCTTCGACCGGCCGTACGCGGGCGCCGGCCTTCCCCTCCACGTAGGCCACGCCTACGACTTCATCCGCTGGGCCGAGCGCTACGGCTACGACCTCGCCTACGCCGACGCCCGCGACCTGCACGCCGGGCGCGTCGACCCCACCCGCTACCGCGGCCTCGTCTTCCCGGGGCACGACGAGTACTGGTCGACGCAGATGCGCCGCACCACGGAACTCGCCCGCGAGTACGGCTCCTCGCTCGTCTTCCTCTCCGCCAACACCATGTACTGGCAGGTGGAGTTGGGCCCGTCCCCGTCCGGCGTCGCCGATCGCCTGCTGACCTGCCGCAAACGCAAGGGCCCGGGGAAGCCGGCCCTCTGGCGGGAAATCGACCGCCCGGAGCAGCAACTCATCGGCATCCAGTACGCGGGGCGGGTCCCCGAACCGCACCCGCTGGTCGTCCGCAACGCCGACCACTGGCTGTGGGAGGCGACCGGCGCGCACGAGGGCGACGAGCTGGAAGGCATGGTCGCGGGCGAGGCCGACCGCTACTTCCCGCGCACCCCGCTGCCGGAGCACCAGGGCCGCATCCTGCTCGCCCACTCCCCGTACCGGGACAGCGAGGGCGTCACCCGCCACCAGGAGACCTCCCTCTACCGGGCCCCGTCCGGCGCCCTGGTCTTCGCATCCGGAACGTTCGCCTGGTCCCCGGCCCTCGACCGCCCCGGCCACGTGGACACCCGCATCCAGCGAGCCACCGCGAACCTCCTGGACCGCATCTGCAAACGCGACTGA